In Halorussus limi, a genomic segment contains:
- a CDS encoding DUF7827 domain-containing protein, with protein sequence MTTTNDKFRSVFLTAMLVLSVFAGTVAFAGSAAAVTDYSTEGTSELDDNTRYWQGQNLYNGSLEPAVGNNEKLEIVSQDDQNDLAKEVFTDNQGDIRFGTSNLDGSYILQKTDGTNLVNFTVSSQDLSASFEDDKVDNTFDSTTTLNLNSKRAGFNATFTAEGLSDSTLNDTLNDDFQTIVLEDGGVAINNIQTDSLNVNFSGVDAGNYTYTVEVNDTGATADASINVTEGGNAESSFATDGVVSQQRGDNATFTVNLTNTKTTTATIGGSDVNWKANFTLHDNNEDGQVTVDFNTYATANTDDPTDFLTAQGDDTITAPGNHSVYSGNPLTQGGISAPIAAGASGSGTYEMTTGVANSTQDVTQLVLSTGSVDSAKAWTHPQASSVPDEVSSLLDSVAEDDSTAMKDFAVVQVEASGLYGNLTNQDQLDNSTDDYYALNFTQTNAGANADGNSFNGSDVQKVYFDGQNNTFYAVVNTQKSSLGIEAGDEYMAQFKLHKSSPLTKNTQTVSTNFSVTERTLEFNNLNSSDVLEVEAGQTNITGETSIAAGSEFTVQVQSDQFVRTATATVDSNGTFSAPFDFSGVETGTQLTVSAKSSGASDKVDGQIVENVVEETTTDNGTSTTTTTTTTTTTTTTESTTTTETTTKATTTETTTNGGSGSIPGFGVSMALVALVAAALLALRRSN encoded by the coding sequence ATGACAACGACAAACGACAAATTCCGCAGTGTCTTCCTGACTGCGATGCTCGTCCTGTCGGTGTTCGCTGGCACCGTCGCCTTTGCAGGGTCGGCGGCCGCCGTAACGGACTACTCGACAGAGGGCACTTCGGAGTTGGACGACAACACGCGCTACTGGCAAGGACAGAATCTTTACAACGGCAGTCTCGAACCCGCCGTTGGTAACAACGAAAAGCTCGAAATCGTCTCTCAGGACGATCAGAACGACCTCGCCAAAGAAGTCTTCACCGACAACCAAGGCGACATCCGGTTCGGTACGTCCAACCTTGACGGAAGTTACATCCTTCAGAAGACGGACGGTACGAACCTCGTCAACTTCACTGTGTCGAGCCAGGATCTGAGCGCGTCCTTCGAGGACGACAAGGTCGACAACACCTTCGACTCCACGACGACGCTCAACCTCAACTCCAAGCGCGCTGGTTTCAACGCGACCTTCACCGCTGAGGGTCTGTCGGACAGCACGCTGAACGACACGCTGAACGACGACTTCCAGACTATCGTGCTGGAGGACGGCGGTGTCGCGATCAACAACATCCAGACGGACAGTCTCAACGTCAACTTCAGCGGTGTCGACGCCGGTAACTACACGTACACCGTCGAAGTGAACGACACTGGCGCGACGGCAGACGCCAGCATCAACGTCACCGAGGGTGGCAACGCCGAGTCGTCGTTCGCGACGGACGGCGTCGTCTCCCAGCAGCGCGGTGACAACGCGACGTTCACCGTCAACCTCACTAACACCAAGACTACCACCGCCACCATCGGCGGCTCCGACGTCAACTGGAAGGCCAACTTCACGCTTCACGACAACAACGAAGACGGCCAGGTTACCGTTGACTTCAACACCTACGCGACCGCTAACACTGACGACCCGACCGACTTCCTCACTGCCCAGGGCGACGACACGATCACGGCTCCCGGTAACCACAGTGTTTACTCGGGCAACCCCCTCACCCAGGGCGGTATTTCGGCCCCGATCGCCGCGGGCGCATCCGGCTCGGGCACCTACGAGATGACGACTGGCGTCGCTAACTCGACCCAGGACGTCACCCAGCTCGTCCTTAGCACGGGCTCCGTCGACAGCGCGAAGGCGTGGACCCACCCCCAGGCTAGCAGCGTTCCTGACGAAGTGAGCAGTCTCCTCGACAGCGTTGCCGAGGACGACTCCACGGCCATGAAGGACTTCGCTGTTGTCCAGGTCGAGGCATCGGGCCTCTACGGCAACCTCACCAACCAGGATCAGCTCGACAACAGCACCGACGACTACTACGCGCTGAACTTCACGCAGACGAACGCCGGCGCGAACGCCGACGGTAACAGCTTCAACGGCTCGGACGTCCAGAAGGTCTACTTCGACGGTCAGAACAACACGTTCTACGCCGTTGTCAACACCCAGAAGAGCAGTCTCGGTATCGAGGCGGGCGACGAGTACATGGCGCAGTTCAAGCTCCACAAGAGCAGCCCCCTCACGAAGAACACCCAGACGGTCAGCACGAACTTCAGCGTCACCGAGCGCACGCTCGAGTTCAACAACCTGAACTCCAGCGACGTGCTGGAAGTCGAGGCTGGCCAGACGAACATCACCGGTGAGACCAGCATCGCCGCTGGCAGCGAGTTCACCGTGCAGGTTCAGTCTGACCAGTTCGTCCGGACCGCGACGGCCACCGTTGACTCCAACGGTACCTTCTCGGCTCCGTTCGACTTCAGTGGCGTCGAGACCGGTACGCAGCTGACGGTCTCCGCCAAGTCCAGCGGTGCGAGCGACAAAGTCGACGGTCAGATCGTCGAGAACGTCGTCGAGGAGACGACGACCGACAACGGTACGTCGACCACGACGACCACGACGACTACGACCACGACGACCACGACCGAGTCGACCACCACCACCGAGACGACGACCAAGGCTACTACCACCGAGACCACCACCAACGGTGGCAGCGGTAGTATCCCCGGCTTCGGTGTCAGCATGGCGCTCGTCGCGCTCGTCGCTGCCGCGCTGCTGGCTCTCCGCCGCAGCAACTAA
- the artA gene encoding archaeosortase A produces MTSALIDGLAWLAVGLFAAAASLDWYDDGRGRGRARYLASGAWLVFGVFWLALFPHFAFEQKSFVEGALSLAALPACLYAAYLLLQGRETLFLLSRAIAFMGLIYMPFTMIPPAKEWLIETVAWQGEFVMTQLGYEFEVVQRANGIDGTYRFDNPTHGVFTVNVLLACTGIGSMAIFGGLIAAVRAPLRRKLRGIAIAIPIIWFLNLVRVVFITLAFSQQWLQVFVDPTVALLGYENPNMVSYFISDRVLAQSFSVVALVGIAWAVAREVPELLTVGEDVLYIVTGDEYDLHEAVGAERSVATDGKGR; encoded by the coding sequence GTGACTTCCGCGTTGATAGACGGACTCGCGTGGCTCGCAGTCGGCCTATTCGCCGCGGCGGCGTCGCTCGACTGGTACGACGACGGCCGCGGACGCGGCCGGGCGCGCTACCTCGCGTCGGGCGCGTGGCTCGTCTTCGGCGTCTTCTGGCTCGCGCTGTTCCCGCACTTCGCGTTCGAGCAGAAGAGCTTCGTCGAGGGCGCGCTGAGTCTCGCCGCGCTCCCCGCCTGCCTCTACGCGGCGTACCTCCTCTTGCAGGGCCGAGAGACGCTCTTCCTGCTCTCGCGAGCCATCGCCTTCATGGGCCTCATCTACATGCCGTTCACCATGATTCCGCCCGCGAAGGAGTGGCTCATCGAGACCGTCGCGTGGCAGGGCGAGTTCGTGATGACTCAGTTGGGATACGAGTTTGAGGTCGTACAGCGGGCGAATGGCATCGACGGAACCTACCGTTTCGACAACCCCACCCACGGGGTGTTCACGGTGAACGTCTTGCTGGCGTGTACAGGCATCGGAAGCATGGCCATCTTCGGCGGTCTCATCGCCGCGGTGCGGGCGCCCCTCCGCCGGAAGCTGAGGGGTATCGCTATCGCCATCCCAATCATCTGGTTCCTCAATCTCGTGCGGGTCGTGTTCATCACGCTGGCGTTCAGCCAGCAGTGGCTTCAGGTGTTCGTGGACCCGACCGTCGCGCTTCTCGGCTACGAGAACCCCAACATGGTGTCGTACTTCATCTCCGACCGCGTGCTGGCCCAGAGCTTCTCGGTGGTCGCGCTGGTCGGCATCGCTTGGGCGGTCGCCCGCGAGGTGCCGGAGCTGCTGACCGTCGGCGAGGACGTTCTCTACATCGTGACCGGCGACGAGTACGACCTCCACGAGGCAGTCGGCGCCGAGCGCTCCGTCGCCACCGACGGCAAGGGCCGCTGA
- the dph5 gene encoding diphthine synthase, whose amino-acid sequence MLTFVGLGLYDERSITVEGRDAVRDADRVFAEFYTSKLLGATVEDLEAYHDADIEVRDRAGVEQDPEAVLRAGEEGDAVFLTAGDTMISTTHVDLRLRAEERGVATRVVHAPTAESAASGLTGLQNYRFGKATTLPFEYAHGADGVPASVTDAVDGNRGRGLHTLVYLDIKARNDEYMTADHAADLLADDYGDLLAVVVARAGSPDPLVTADRLSELAKRDFGDPLHLLVIPGDLHHVEADALRELAGAPSELVAVE is encoded by the coding sequence ATGCTCACATTCGTCGGTCTGGGTCTCTACGACGAGCGTTCGATTACCGTCGAGGGCCGCGACGCCGTCCGCGACGCCGACCGCGTCTTCGCCGAGTTCTACACCAGTAAACTCCTCGGAGCGACCGTCGAGGACCTCGAAGCGTACCACGACGCCGACATCGAGGTCCGGGACCGCGCGGGCGTCGAACAGGACCCCGAAGCCGTCCTCCGGGCGGGCGAGGAGGGCGACGCGGTGTTCCTCACCGCGGGCGACACCATGATTTCGACCACGCACGTCGACCTCCGACTCCGGGCCGAGGAGCGCGGCGTCGCCACTCGCGTCGTCCACGCGCCGACCGCCGAGTCCGCCGCCAGCGGTCTCACCGGCCTCCAGAACTACCGGTTCGGCAAGGCGACCACCCTCCCGTTCGAGTACGCCCACGGCGCGGACGGCGTCCCGGCCAGCGTCACCGACGCCGTCGACGGGAACCGCGGGCGAGGCCTCCACACGCTGGTCTACCTCGACATCAAAGCCCGGAACGACGAGTACATGACCGCCGACCACGCCGCCGACCTGCTCGCCGACGACTACGGCGACCTACTGGCGGTCGTGGTCGCGCGCGCCGGCAGTCCCGACCCGCTCGTGACCGCCGACCGACTCTCGGAACTGGCCAAGCGTGACTTCGGCGACCCGCTCCACCTGCTCGTGATTCCGGGCGACCTCCACCACGTCGAGGCCGACGCGCTCCGCGAACTCGCGGGCGCTCCGTCGGAACTAGTCGCAGTCGAGTAA
- a CDS encoding cation:proton antiporter has translation MAAYEAALLVAGIAIFGAVVLPRVLSDKPLSFPLIYVAAGVVLFSLPLGVEIPDPVRHGDLAERLTEFVVIIALMGAGLKLDRPFDWRAWSSTWRLLGITMPLSMVAAALLGWGVLGTLLPTAVLLGAVVAPTDPVLASDVQATAPTEAVDEEIEPEEQEGEVRFALTSEAGLNDGLAFPFTHLAIATAAAAGTTSLDWLGEWFLVHFLYEIVVGVVMGYLAGQLLARVIFSESVTTQLGKVMEGAEALAVTLVTYGATELVHGYGFIAVFVAALELRHYEWEHEYYVALHDYAVMVERIVMATVLVLFGGAIAGGLLARLTLLDVAVGLALVLVVRPVAGVVGLLGTSMPWSERLVVASFGIRGIGSFYYLAFALNEASFGEMELLVAADKLWALVGFVVLASIVVHGISANWVMDALDRTRRDDPASGEVAETVDPESS, from the coding sequence ATGGCCGCTTACGAAGCCGCGTTACTGGTCGCCGGTATCGCAATTTTCGGGGCCGTCGTCCTGCCGCGCGTTCTCTCCGACAAGCCGCTGTCGTTCCCGCTGATATACGTCGCCGCCGGAGTGGTGCTGTTCTCACTCCCGTTGGGCGTCGAAATCCCCGACCCGGTCAGACACGGGGACCTCGCCGAACGGCTCACGGAGTTCGTCGTGATAATCGCGCTGATGGGCGCGGGGTTGAAGCTCGACCGGCCGTTCGACTGGCGTGCGTGGTCGAGTACGTGGCGTCTCCTCGGCATCACGATGCCGCTGTCGATGGTCGCCGCCGCTCTCCTCGGGTGGGGCGTGTTGGGAACCCTCCTGCCGACCGCCGTCCTGCTCGGGGCCGTCGTCGCGCCCACCGACCCGGTGTTGGCGTCGGACGTGCAGGCCACGGCCCCGACGGAAGCGGTAGACGAGGAGATCGAACCCGAGGAGCAGGAGGGCGAAGTCAGGTTCGCGCTCACCTCGGAGGCGGGTCTCAACGACGGACTGGCTTTCCCGTTCACTCACCTCGCCATCGCCACGGCGGCGGCCGCCGGAACGACGTCGCTCGATTGGCTCGGCGAGTGGTTCCTCGTCCACTTCCTCTACGAAATCGTGGTCGGCGTCGTGATGGGCTATCTCGCCGGACAGCTACTCGCGCGCGTCATCTTCAGCGAGAGCGTCACGACCCAGTTAGGCAAGGTCATGGAGGGCGCGGAGGCGCTGGCGGTCACGCTCGTCACGTACGGCGCGACGGAACTCGTCCACGGCTACGGCTTCATCGCGGTGTTCGTCGCCGCGCTCGAACTCCGTCACTACGAGTGGGAACACGAGTACTACGTCGCGCTCCACGACTACGCCGTGATGGTCGAGCGAATCGTGATGGCGACGGTTCTGGTACTGTTCGGCGGAGCCATCGCGGGCGGGTTGCTGGCTCGGCTGACTCTGCTCGACGTCGCGGTGGGTCTCGCGCTCGTCCTCGTAGTCCGTCCGGTCGCCGGCGTCGTGGGGCTGCTCGGCACGTCGATGCCGTGGAGCGAGCGGCTAGTCGTCGCGTCGTTCGGCATCCGTGGCATCGGTTCGTTCTACTATCTGGCGTTCGCGCTCAACGAGGCGTCGTTCGGAGAGATGGAGCTACTCGTCGCGGCCGACAAGCTCTGGGCGCTGGTCGGCTTCGTCGTGCTCGCGTCCATCGTCGTTCACGGTATCTCGGCCAATTGGGTGATGGACGCGCTAGACCGGACGCGACGAGACGACCCCGCGTCCGGCGAGGTCGCCGAGACCGTCGACCCCGAATCCTCGTAA
- a CDS encoding DUF6498-containing protein yields the protein MVVPRRASSPRALVALFAANLLPLAGVVWWEWSGFEVLLLYWLESGVVGALNVPKILLAAGGDASEGSGDGSEGTDAESTWEWRIEGLPTGRIDPRSDRADNAAVAGFFVVHYGIFWVVHGAFVFALPLFALAGPGGGVGTSPLGGPVGSLGWGWASPTTFLLAVGSFVVSHGVSFVTNYLRGGEYLTVSPDEQMMRPYGRVMVLHLTIVFGAFLVASLGSPLPALVLLVALKTALDLGAHLRDHRRIGRPTRVG from the coding sequence ATGGTCGTCCCCCGGCGCGCTTCGTCGCCTCGTGCCCTCGTCGCGTTGTTCGCCGCCAACCTCCTGCCGCTCGCGGGCGTCGTCTGGTGGGAGTGGAGCGGCTTCGAGGTTCTCCTGCTCTACTGGCTGGAGAGCGGCGTCGTCGGTGCGCTCAACGTCCCGAAAATCCTGCTCGCCGCCGGAGGAGACGCGAGCGAGGGGTCCGGCGACGGCTCGGAGGGGACCGACGCCGAGTCGACGTGGGAGTGGCGAATCGAGGGCCTGCCGACCGGGCGAATCGACCCGCGGTCGGACCGGGCCGACAACGCGGCCGTGGCGGGTTTCTTCGTGGTCCACTACGGAATCTTCTGGGTCGTTCACGGCGCGTTCGTGTTCGCGCTCCCGCTGTTCGCGCTCGCCGGACCCGGCGGCGGAGTCGGCACGAGTCCTCTCGGCGGTCCCGTCGGGTCCCTCGGGTGGGGTTGGGCCTCGCCGACGACCTTCCTGCTCGCGGTCGGGTCGTTCGTGGTCAGCCACGGCGTCTCGTTCGTCACGAACTACCTCCGGGGCGGCGAGTACCTGACGGTCTCACCCGACGAACAGATGATGCGACCCTACGGCCGGGTGATGGTCCTCCACCTCACCATCGTCTTCGGCGCGTTTCTGGTCGCCTCGCTCGGGTCGCCGCTCCCCGCGCTGGTCCTGCTGGTCGCGCTCAAGACCGCGCTCGACCTCGGTGCGCACCTGCGCGACCACCGCCGAATCGGGAGGCCGACCCGCGTCGGGTGA
- a CDS encoding class I SAM-dependent methyltransferase has translation MEVPCVRVERERGEETRRRLADRGLLAAEFEIEVEDGFLYLPVTDAEAVPEELEVVSRSVGERETPDAPADLLGFEPTYERLGDIVIVDEDDPATAREIADAVMASDVPAKTVVNRASKVKGELRVRDWEVLVGDGTETVHREYGCEYLLDVAEVYFSPRLATERHRVAEQVSADERAFDMFAGVGPFVVPFAKRGAEVVGVDLNERAVEYLRENARRNDVADRVTAIQGDVRDVVSGSSRPQGSDGIREIAPDYADWADRVVMNLPHSADEFLDSAVELAGDDCVIHYYDIQHEDDPFGPGEAAIRAAADPEYEVDVETRHVVRSYAPHELNVCLDVRLSR, from the coding sequence ATGGAAGTGCCGTGCGTCCGCGTCGAGCGCGAGCGTGGCGAGGAGACCCGCCGGCGGTTGGCCGACCGTGGACTGCTCGCCGCCGAGTTCGAAATCGAGGTCGAAGACGGCTTCCTCTACCTGCCGGTGACCGACGCCGAGGCGGTGCCCGAGGAACTGGAGGTGGTCTCCCGGTCGGTCGGTGAGCGCGAGACGCCCGACGCGCCGGCGGACCTGCTCGGCTTCGAACCCACCTACGAGCGACTCGGCGACATCGTCATCGTCGACGAGGACGACCCCGCTACCGCCCGCGAAATCGCCGACGCCGTGATGGCCTCGGACGTCCCGGCGAAGACGGTGGTCAACCGCGCCTCGAAGGTGAAAGGCGAGTTGCGGGTCCGCGACTGGGAGGTGCTGGTCGGAGACGGAACGGAGACGGTCCACCGCGAGTACGGCTGTGAGTACCTGCTCGACGTGGCCGAGGTGTACTTCTCGCCGCGACTCGCCACCGAGCGTCACCGGGTCGCCGAGCAGGTCTCGGCCGACGAGCGCGCCTTCGACATGTTCGCCGGGGTCGGCCCCTTCGTCGTTCCGTTCGCCAAGCGCGGCGCGGAGGTCGTCGGCGTGGACCTCAACGAGCGCGCGGTCGAGTACCTCCGGGAGAACGCCCGCCGCAACGACGTGGCCGACCGCGTGACCGCGATTCAAGGGGACGTTCGAGACGTAGTCTCGGGTTCGTCACGACCGCAGGGAAGTGATGGTATTCGAGAAATCGCGCCCGACTACGCCGACTGGGCCGACCGCGTGGTGATGAACCTGCCCCACAGCGCCGACGAGTTCCTCGACTCGGCGGTCGAACTCGCTGGCGACGACTGCGTGATTCACTACTACGACATCCAGCACGAGGACGACCCCTTCGGTCCGGGCGAGGCCGCGATTCGCGCCGCGGCCGACCCCGAGTACGAGGTCGACGTCGAGACCCGCCACGTCGTCCGGTCGTACGCGCCCCACGAACTCAACGTCTGTCTCGACGTGCGACTGTCTCGCTAA
- a CDS encoding M55 family metallopeptidase, with protein MRVFISADMEGITGVAAAEDVVRGEPEYDRGKELLHGDVNAAIEGARAGGATEVLVNDSHSSMRNLDRAAVDDRATLVRGNTKPRSMMQGLDADHDCALLVGYHAKAGTPGAVLNHTFFGHELLRLRVGGEEIGELGWNARLAAALGVPVGLVTGDDATVAEARGELGDAPETVAVKEGIDRFTAACRPADETTEEIRAAARRAVERAERGEVETRGAESPTRIEADWATTNLAVRAAASPGVERAGGRTTAVEADSYPETYEAAVAMLRAGGAGGDEFYG; from the coding sequence ATGCGAGTCTTCATCTCCGCAGACATGGAAGGCATCACCGGCGTCGCGGCCGCCGAGGACGTGGTCCGGGGCGAACCCGAGTACGACCGCGGGAAGGAACTGCTCCACGGCGACGTGAACGCCGCCATCGAGGGCGCCCGCGCCGGGGGCGCGACCGAGGTACTGGTCAACGACTCCCACTCGTCGATGCGGAACCTCGACCGGGCGGCGGTCGACGACCGGGCGACGCTCGTCCGCGGGAACACCAAGCCCCGGTCGATGATGCAGGGACTCGACGCCGACCACGACTGCGCGCTCTTGGTCGGCTACCACGCCAAGGCCGGGACTCCCGGCGCGGTGCTGAACCACACCTTCTTCGGCCACGAACTGCTCCGCCTCCGCGTCGGCGGCGAGGAAATCGGCGAACTCGGCTGGAACGCTCGACTCGCGGCCGCGCTGGGCGTCCCGGTCGGACTCGTCACCGGCGACGACGCGACGGTCGCCGAAGCGCGCGGCGAACTCGGCGACGCGCCCGAAACCGTGGCCGTCAAGGAGGGAATCGACCGCTTCACGGCGGCGTGTCGCCCGGCCGACGAGACGACCGAGGAGATTCGCGCGGCGGCCCGGCGCGCGGTCGAACGGGCCGAGCGCGGCGAGGTCGAGACCCGCGGCGCGGAGTCGCCGACCCGAATCGAGGCTGACTGGGCGACGACGAACCTCGCGGTGCGTGCCGCGGCATCGCCGGGAGTCGAGCGTGCGGGCGGCCGGACGACCGCCGTCGAGGCCGACTCCTATCCCGAGACCTACGAGGCGGCGGTCGCCATGCTCCGGGCGGGCGGCGCGGGCGGCGACGAGTTCTACGGCTGA
- a CDS encoding saccharopine dehydrogenase family protein, whose amino-acid sequence MTDELLIYGSYGYTGALVAQTAVDRGMTPVLGGRTAETVERQATDLGLDHRVFSLEHPEVIERQVEEFSAVLNCAGPFSETARPLYSACLDAGTDYLDITGEIDVLEAVAGRANEAEASDVTLLPAVGFDVVPTDCLAAYLATELPSATRLTLGIDGLGTFSPGTAKSIVKGLSRPGAVRQDGRIRTVPAAWKTRRLDFGRGPKPAVTIPWGDVSSAHYTTGIPNIETYATVPEYAAKVMTKTRPLAPVFGSSPVQRALNAVIDAVVSGPTAEERARSSARVWGEVEDDDGNRFAARMRTPDTYDLTAQTAVEAARRVVAGEVEAGFHTPASAFGPEFALAFDGVERQDVRESSDVGVGIER is encoded by the coding sequence ATGACCGACGAACTGCTCATCTACGGGTCGTACGGGTACACGGGTGCGCTCGTCGCCCAAACTGCGGTGGACCGGGGGATGACGCCCGTCCTCGGGGGCCGGACCGCCGAGACGGTCGAGCGACAGGCGACCGACCTCGGTCTCGACCACCGGGTGTTCAGCCTCGAACACCCCGAGGTAATCGAGCGACAGGTCGAGGAGTTCTCGGCGGTGCTGAACTGCGCGGGACCGTTCTCGGAGACCGCCAGACCGCTCTACTCGGCGTGTCTGGACGCCGGGACCGACTACCTCGACATCACCGGCGAGATAGACGTGTTGGAAGCCGTCGCGGGACGCGCCAACGAGGCCGAGGCGAGCGACGTGACCCTGCTCCCGGCGGTGGGGTTCGACGTGGTGCCGACCGACTGCCTCGCGGCCTACCTCGCCACCGAACTCCCGTCGGCGACGCGACTCACGCTCGGTATCGACGGGTTGGGGACGTTCTCGCCGGGCACCGCCAAGTCCATCGTGAAAGGGCTGAGTCGGCCGGGCGCGGTCCGTCAGGACGGCAGGATTCGGACGGTCCCGGCGGCGTGGAAGACCCGCCGCCTCGACTTCGGTCGGGGTCCCAAGCCCGCCGTGACGATTCCGTGGGGCGACGTCTCCTCGGCCCACTACACCACCGGAATCCCGAACATCGAGACCTACGCCACGGTTCCGGAGTACGCCGCGAAAGTGATGACCAAGACCCGGCCGCTCGCGCCGGTGTTCGGGTCGTCCCCGGTCCAGCGCGCGCTGAACGCCGTAATCGACGCGGTCGTCTCGGGACCGACCGCCGAGGAGCGCGCCCGGAGTTCCGCTCGCGTCTGGGGCGAGGTCGAGGACGACGACGGGAACCGGTTCGCGGCCAGAATGCGGACGCCCGACACGTACGACCTGACTGCCCAGACCGCGGTCGAGGCCGCCCGACGCGTCGTCGCGGGCGAGGTCGAGGCGGGGTTCCACACGCCGGCGTCGGCGTTCGGACCGGAGTTCGCGCTGGCGTTCGACGGCGTGGAGCGCCAAGACGTGCGCGAGTCATCGGACGTGGGGGTCGGTATCGAGCGGTAG
- a CDS encoding zinc-ribbon domain-containing protein yields MTNSDSPTTDDAASTDAPSAANEPSATDVSSAESPPETDDTDRAEELQATVAALTDRVAQLERAVTWMARQQAAETGNSVCPECNTGGALRVSRSPTGKKQVKCKNCGEKIN; encoded by the coding sequence ATGACGAACTCAGACTCCCCCACGACCGACGACGCCGCCTCGACCGACGCACCGTCCGCGGCCAACGAACCGTCCGCGACCGACGTTTCCTCGGCAGAGAGTCCCCCCGAGACAGACGACACCGACCGCGCCGAGGAGTTACAGGCCACGGTCGCGGCGCTGACCGACCGAGTCGCGCAACTCGAACGAGCGGTGACGTGGATGGCCCGCCAGCAGGCCGCCGAGACGGGCAACAGCGTCTGCCCCGAGTGCAACACCGGCGGGGCGCTCCGGGTGTCGCGCTCGCCGACCGGCAAGAAGCAGGTGAAGTGCAAGAACTGCGGCGAGAAGATAAATTGA
- a CDS encoding phytoene/squalene synthase family protein yields MVTDRQLRRSKAIQQRTGRTFHFATRLLPKRIRQPTYVLYAFFRVADEVVDGATDAPPEEQRERLERLRAEALGRKETDDEVLAAFQEVSEERGIPDEEIEIFIDAMLSDIEKSRWESYDELEEYMRGSAAAVGVMMQAVMSVEDPERAKPHAVALGEAFQLTNFLRDVREDIEDHDRIYLPGDTRDRHGVTEADVRRCNPTDGFRAAMADELRRAERKYREGVAGIEYLPEDCQFAVLYAAVLYAEHHRLVRALDYDVFSSPPEVGAFRAAWLWAKTRWYWRKSRDPVTVFRAVSAIPYAESGRANHRPEGTPQAD; encoded by the coding sequence ATGGTCACCGACCGACAACTCCGACGAAGCAAGGCGATTCAGCAGCGAACCGGCAGAACGTTCCACTTCGCAACGCGGTTGCTCCCGAAGCGGATTCGCCAGCCGACCTACGTCCTCTACGCGTTCTTCCGCGTCGCCGACGAGGTCGTGGACGGCGCGACGGACGCACCGCCCGAGGAGCAACGCGAGCGACTCGAACGACTCCGAGCGGAGGCATTGGGTCGAAAGGAGACCGACGACGAAGTCCTCGCGGCCTTCCAAGAGGTCAGCGAGGAGCGCGGGATTCCCGACGAGGAGATAGAGATCTTCATCGACGCGATGCTCTCGGACATCGAGAAGAGTCGCTGGGAGTCCTACGACGAACTGGAGGAGTACATGCGCGGTTCGGCCGCCGCGGTCGGTGTGATGATGCAGGCCGTGATGAGCGTCGAGGACCCCGAGCGCGCGAAACCCCACGCGGTCGCGCTCGGCGAGGCGTTCCAGTTGACGAACTTCCTGCGCGACGTGCGCGAAGACATCGAGGACCACGACCGCATCTACCTGCCCGGCGACACCCGCGACCGCCACGGCGTCACGGAGGCCGACGTTCGGCGTTGCAACCCGACCGACGGCTTCCGGGCCGCGATGGCCGACGAGTTGCGGCGCGCCGAACGGAAGTACCGCGAGGGCGTCGCGGGAATCGAGTATTTACCCGAAGACTGCCAGTTCGCGGTGCTGTACGCCGCGGTACTCTACGCCGAGCATCACCGCCTCGTCCGGGCGCTCGACTACGACGTGTTCTCGTCGCCGCCCGAGGTCGGGGCGTTCCGCGCGGCGTGGCTCTGGGCGAAGACGCGCTGGTACTGGCGGAAGTCTCGGGACCCCGTCACGGTGTTCCGGGCGGTCAGCGCCATCCCGTACGCCGAGAGTGGCCGCGCAAACCACCGCCCAGAGGGGACGCCGCAGGCCGACTGA